A DNA window from Vicinamibacterales bacterium contains the following coding sequences:
- a CDS encoding lmo0937 family membrane protein, translating into MLNTILILLVVLWLLGMVSSYTMGGFIHLLLVICHRDDADSHHPGPQSRLTVARARP; encoded by the coding sequence ATGTTGAACACGATCCTGATTCTTCTCGTCGTCCTGTGGCTGCTCGGAATGGTGAGCTCCTACACGATGGGCGGCTTCATCCATCTGCTGCTCGTCATCTGCCATCGCGATGATGCTGATTCGCATCATCCAGGGCCGCAATCCCGTCTGACCGTGGCCAGGGCGCGTCCGTGA
- a CDS encoding lipid-binding SYLF domain-containing protein, whose amino-acid sequence MPYLSKFIHTVSAASLVLVAAAPAALAGDANTETERLQTSAVVLRELVDTPDDAIPQHILDRAEAVVVIPTLVKGGFILGAEHGKGVMSVRDRATGHWSLPSFVQITGGSIGWQIGVQSTDLVLLVMNADGVDDLLRSEFKLGANASVAAGPVGRSAEASTDATMSAKILAYSRSQGLFAGLSLQGAALRDDADANGDFYGREQSAREVFAMPTTPAPPAATAWLSALTSIAPFSR is encoded by the coding sequence GTGCCCTATCTGAGCAAGTTCATCCACACGGTGTCGGCGGCCAGCCTCGTGCTGGTGGCGGCGGCGCCCGCGGCCCTGGCGGGCGACGCGAACACCGAGACCGAGCGGCTCCAGACGTCGGCGGTGGTGCTGCGCGAGCTCGTCGACACGCCCGACGACGCCATCCCCCAGCACATCCTCGACCGCGCCGAGGCGGTCGTCGTGATCCCCACGCTCGTCAAGGGCGGCTTCATCCTCGGCGCCGAGCACGGCAAGGGCGTGATGAGCGTGCGCGACCGCGCCACCGGCCACTGGAGCCTGCCGTCGTTCGTGCAGATCACGGGCGGCAGCATCGGGTGGCAGATCGGCGTGCAGTCAACCGACCTCGTGCTGCTCGTGATGAACGCCGACGGCGTCGACGATCTCCTGCGCTCCGAGTTCAAGCTCGGGGCGAACGCGTCGGTGGCCGCCGGCCCGGTCGGCCGATCGGCCGAGGCCTCGACCGACGCCACGATGAGCGCGAAGATTCTGGCGTACTCGCGGTCGCAAGGCCTGTTCGCGGGCCTCAGCCTGCAGGGCGCGGCGCTCAGGGACGACGCGGACGCCAACGGCGACTTCTACGGACGCGAGCAGTCTGCGCGCGAGGTCTTCGCGATGCCCACGACACCCGCGCCCCCGGCCGCCACGGCGTGGCTGAGCGCGCTCACGTCCATCGCCCCGTTCTCACGGTGA
- a CDS encoding PAS domain S-box protein, whose product MHPVPSDPPEHLWLDARLMLRSIVDTSEDAIVTKNTDGVVMTWNASAERMFGYSAAEAVGRHVSLIIPEDRRDEEVDIMARLRAGLLVRRFETIRRRRDGSLVHVELSISPIRDSAGALVGASKIARDLTDRRRAEAALLAEESRFRTLADNISQLAWMADPTGWIFWYNRRWFEYTGTTLDQMQGWGWRAVHHADHVERVVSRIQHSWDTGEPWEDTFPLRGADGEFRWFLSRALPIRDSGGAIVRWFGTNTDITELLRLESELTDANRRKDTFLAMLSHELRNPLGAIRTSVAVAKASQHDPRALGRALDVVQRQSAHVARLVGDLLDVSRITSERLTLHLQEADLAVIVRDAVDMMTPAFESAGVALSVAVPEAPVPVRVDSARVQQMIGNLLSNAARYTPAGGQAWLTVTCEADAIAIAVRDTGEGIEPGRLEAIFELFVQGELDSRRHQPGLGIGLSLVRHLARLHGGSAWAESEGPGRGTTVRIRMPRHAAPVDGRAPDGAAPADDDAPAATPAPVRRVLLVDDDVDSVEAFAALLRLHGHHVSVATSGEDALSILADAAPHVIFVDIGLPGIDGCETCRRMRAAGVTSVIAALTGWGQQHDRRRTAEAGFDHHLVKPVDPAEVLALVHEDRSQP is encoded by the coding sequence ATGCATCCCGTTCCGTCGGACCCGCCAGAACACTTGTGGCTCGATGCCCGGCTGATGCTCCGGTCCATCGTGGACACGTCGGAAGACGCCATCGTCACCAAGAACACGGATGGCGTGGTGATGACGTGGAACGCGTCGGCCGAGCGGATGTTCGGCTACTCCGCCGCGGAGGCGGTCGGCCGGCACGTCTCGCTCATCATCCCCGAGGATCGACGCGACGAGGAGGTGGACATCATGGCGCGGCTCCGCGCCGGGCTCCTCGTCCGCCGTTTCGAGACCATCCGGCGCCGCCGCGACGGCAGCCTGGTGCACGTCGAGCTCAGCATCTCGCCGATCCGCGACTCGGCAGGCGCGCTCGTCGGCGCCAGCAAGATCGCCCGGGACCTCACCGACCGACGGCGCGCCGAGGCGGCGCTCCTGGCCGAGGAGAGCCGCTTCCGCACGCTGGCCGACAACATCTCGCAGCTCGCCTGGATGGCCGACCCGACGGGATGGATCTTCTGGTACAACCGCCGCTGGTTCGAGTACACGGGCACGACGCTCGACCAGATGCAGGGATGGGGCTGGCGGGCCGTGCACCACGCCGATCACGTGGAGCGCGTGGTGTCGCGGATCCAGCACTCGTGGGACACCGGCGAGCCGTGGGAGGACACCTTCCCGCTGCGCGGCGCCGACGGCGAGTTCCGGTGGTTCCTGTCGCGCGCCCTGCCCATTCGTGACTCCGGCGGCGCGATCGTGCGGTGGTTCGGCACCAACACCGACATCACCGAGCTGCTGCGCCTGGAATCCGAGCTGACCGACGCCAACCGGCGCAAGGACACCTTCCTCGCCATGCTGTCGCACGAGCTCCGCAATCCGCTCGGCGCGATCCGCACGTCGGTCGCGGTGGCCAAGGCCTCGCAGCACGATCCGCGCGCGCTCGGACGCGCGTTGGACGTCGTCCAGCGGCAGTCCGCGCACGTCGCCCGCCTGGTCGGCGACCTGCTCGACGTGAGCCGGATCACGAGCGAGCGGCTCACGCTGCACCTGCAGGAGGCGGACCTGGCCGTCATCGTGCGCGACGCAGTGGACATGATGACGCCGGCCTTCGAATCCGCGGGCGTGGCCCTGTCGGTGGCCGTGCCGGAGGCGCCCGTGCCCGTGCGCGTCGACTCCGCCCGGGTGCAGCAGATGATTGGGAACCTCCTCTCGAACGCCGCGCGCTACACGCCCGCCGGGGGGCAGGCGTGGTTGACGGTGACCTGCGAGGCGGACGCCATTGCCATCGCCGTGCGGGACACGGGCGAGGGCATCGAGCCCGGACGACTCGAGGCGATCTTCGAGCTGTTCGTGCAGGGTGAGCTCGACAGCCGCCGCCACCAGCCGGGACTGGGCATCGGGCTCTCGCTCGTCCGCCACCTCGCCCGGCTGCACGGCGGATCGGCGTGGGCCGAAAGCGAGGGGCCCGGCCGGGGAACGACCGTCAGGATTCGCATGCCCCGGCACGCCGCGCCCGTCGACGGACGAGCTCCGGACGGGGCGGCGCCTGCCGACGACGACGCGCCGGCGGCGACGCCCGCGCCCGTGCGGCGCGTGCTCCTCGTCGACGACGACGTGGACAGCGTCGAGGCCTTCGCCGCGCTCCTGCGGCTCCACGGCCACCACGTGAGCGTGGCCACCTCCGGCGAGGACGCGCTGTCGATCCTGGCGGACGCGGCGCCGCACGTGATCTTCGTCGACATCGGCCTGCCGGGCATCGACGGGTGCGAGACGTGCCGGCGGATGCGGGCGGCCGGCGTGACGTCCGTGATCGCGGCGCTGACCGGCTGGGGGCAGCAGCACGATCGGCGGCGCACGGCCGAGGCCGGTTTCGACCACCACCTCGTCAAGCCCGTGGACCCGGCCGAGGTGCTGGCGCTGGTGCACGAGGACCGGTCGCAGCCGTAG
- a CDS encoding response regulator: MTVLLVDDFADAVEVWEMFLGAAGFTVVTAADGRAGLEKATALKPDVVVMDLQMPGLTGAEVARALKGDPATRHIPLIAVTGHARLHLGDAQADGFDSLIVKPCDPDDLVAEIRRLAGPAS, from the coding sequence GTGACCGTGCTGCTCGTCGACGACTTCGCCGATGCCGTGGAGGTCTGGGAGATGTTCCTGGGCGCCGCTGGCTTCACCGTCGTCACGGCCGCGGACGGGCGGGCCGGTCTCGAGAAGGCCACGGCGCTCAAGCCCGACGTGGTGGTGATGGATCTCCAGATGCCGGGCCTGACAGGGGCCGAGGTGGCGCGGGCGCTCAAGGGCGATCCGGCCACGCGGCACATCCCCCTCATCGCCGTGACGGGCCACGCGCGCCTGCACCTCGGCGACGCCCAGGCCGACGGGTTCGACAGCCTGATCGTGAAGCCGTGCGACCCGGACGACCTCGTCGCCGAGATCCGCCGGCTCGCCGGGCCGGCCAGCTAG
- a CDS encoding TraR/DksA family transcriptional regulator, which yields MAHALKHAGDPLHQQARQEELKRILEDRRDLLNTELSGRLRGVRAEIGSRPNDGQDFGEIADTDMQDDIQFALLEMKAETLNKVHEALTRLEYGRYGHCRECGGEIAEARLRALPFALRCTDCEAARETTDQRMRAQARRAPLFEIGA from the coding sequence ATGGCGCACGCGCTCAAGCACGCGGGAGACCCTCTTCACCAGCAGGCTCGCCAGGAGGAGCTCAAGCGCATCCTGGAGGACCGGCGCGATCTGCTCAACACGGAGTTGAGCGGCCGGCTGCGCGGCGTGCGCGCCGAGATCGGTTCGCGCCCGAACGACGGCCAGGACTTCGGCGAGATCGCGGACACGGACATGCAGGACGACATCCAGTTCGCCCTGCTCGAGATGAAGGCCGAGACGCTCAACAAGGTGCACGAGGCGCTCACACGGCTCGAGTACGGACGCTATGGCCATTGCCGCGAGTGCGGCGGCGAGATCGCCGAGGCGCGGCTCCGCGCCCTGCCCTTCGCCCTCCGCTGCACGGACTGCGAGGCCGCGCGCGAAACGACGGACCAGCGGATGCGCGCCCAGGCGCGGCGCGCCCCGCTCTTCGAGATCGGCGCCTGA
- a CDS encoding DUF2254 domain-containing protein, with protein sequence MRGFLRLLWEQVTTSFWLWPVLITVASIAGALLAISADTAWPEVIQAPDTARFLFGGSPSGARTALSAIAGAMITIAALVFSTTMVALTLASNQLGPRVMRVFMADRGTKLALGVFIGTFAYCLVGLGAVDDAAGTRFVPRLTVSVAFVLALVGLGVLIYFLHHVARAIQAPVAIASVAAELDRSVARRSRERQDQHDATILPDVTAVDDFVVAAARKGYVQFVDDGALLAAACAHDVEVRVACRAGDFVFPGVPLARVRRPGGWPSSDGRRIADALTGAIAVGEARTPVQDLAFQFDQLIEIGIRALSPGINDPITSLSCLHQCTAALAAVGAQPVPDRVIRDATGRARVVVREREFDDFAGLVFNGLRAYGAGSRLVVLALLDALGQLAVTVPPARHRTLIDHAERIAADARRRIDNEADLRDIAAALAETRARLGGGVRTRAAG encoded by the coding sequence GTGAGGGGGTTCCTCCGCCTCCTCTGGGAGCAGGTCACCACCAGCTTCTGGCTCTGGCCGGTGCTGATCACGGTGGCCAGCATCGCCGGCGCCCTCCTCGCCATTTCCGCGGACACCGCGTGGCCGGAGGTCATCCAGGCCCCCGACACCGCGCGATTCCTGTTCGGCGGGAGTCCGTCAGGCGCGCGGACGGCGTTGAGCGCCATTGCCGGCGCCATGATCACGATTGCGGCGCTCGTGTTCTCCACCACGATGGTCGCCCTGACGCTGGCGTCGAACCAGCTGGGCCCACGCGTGATGCGCGTCTTCATGGCCGATCGCGGCACGAAGCTGGCCCTCGGCGTCTTCATCGGCACCTTCGCGTACTGCCTCGTGGGGCTCGGCGCCGTCGACGACGCCGCCGGCACGCGTTTCGTCCCGCGCCTCACCGTGTCGGTCGCGTTCGTGCTCGCGCTGGTCGGCCTCGGCGTGCTCATCTACTTCCTCCATCACGTGGCACGCGCGATCCAGGCCCCGGTGGCCATCGCGTCGGTGGCCGCCGAACTCGACAGGTCCGTCGCCCGCCGGTCCCGGGAGCGTCAGGATCAGCATGACGCCACCATCCTTCCGGACGTGACGGCGGTCGACGACTTCGTCGTGGCCGCCGCGCGTAAGGGCTACGTCCAGTTCGTGGACGACGGCGCGCTCCTGGCCGCCGCATGCGCGCACGACGTCGAGGTCCGCGTGGCCTGCCGGGCCGGGGACTTCGTGTTCCCGGGCGTTCCGCTGGCCCGCGTGCGCCGCCCCGGGGGCTGGCCGTCGTCCGACGGCCGCCGGATCGCCGACGCCCTGACGGGGGCGATTGCGGTGGGCGAGGCGCGCACGCCCGTCCAGGATCTGGCGTTCCAGTTCGATCAGCTGATCGAGATCGGCATCCGGGCCCTGTCGCCGGGCATCAACGATCCGATCACGAGCCTCTCCTGCCTGCACCAGTGCACGGCGGCTCTTGCCGCCGTGGGCGCGCAGCCGGTGCCGGACCGCGTCATCCGCGACGCCACGGGGCGCGCGCGCGTCGTCGTGCGCGAGCGCGAGTTCGACGACTTCGCCGGCCTCGTCTTCAACGGCCTGCGGGCCTACGGCGCCGGCAGCCGGCTGGTGGTCCTGGCGCTGCTCGACGCGCTGGGACAGCTCGCGGTCACCGTGCCTCCGGCGCGGCACCGGACCCTGATCGATCACGCGGAGCGGATCGCCGCCGACGCACGGCGACGCATCGACAACGAGGCCGATTTGCGGGACATCGCCGCGGCCCTCGCCGAGACGCGCGCGCGCCTGGGCGGCGGCGTCCGGACGCGCGCCGCTGGCTAG
- a CDS encoding CsbD family protein produces the protein MNEDTLKGQWKQLKGKVREQWGRLTNDDVDQIEGASEQLVGRIQERYGIERDEAQRQYDEWISRTARPSAAG, from the coding sequence ATGAACGAAGATACCCTGAAGGGGCAGTGGAAGCAGCTGAAGGGGAAGGTCCGTGAACAGTGGGGCCGCCTGACCAACGACGACGTGGACCAGATCGAGGGCGCGTCGGAGCAGCTCGTGGGCCGCATCCAGGAGCGCTACGGCATCGAGCGTGACGAGGCCCAGCGTCAGTACGACGAGTGGATCAGCCGCACGGCCCGCCCGTCGGCGGCCGGGTAG
- a CDS encoding phospholipase D-like domain-containing protein has translation MVRFSGPAVTGLQSGFAHNWQRSTGEVVHGGACYPPPVARGRHALQVILSSPETGGSNVQTMYYLAIACARRSILIANPYFVPDDVGLDLLVEAARRGVGVRVMVSGRRNDNWLARHNSVARYGALLEAGVEILEYNRSMLHHKVMVVDGHWLTVGTTNFDSRSFAHNEESNLTLVDAREAARLREAVAGLFADQV, from the coding sequence ATGGTGCGGTTCAGCGGTCCGGCCGTGACCGGGCTGCAAAGCGGCTTCGCGCACAACTGGCAGCGGAGCACCGGCGAAGTGGTGCACGGCGGCGCCTGCTATCCGCCCCCCGTGGCCCGCGGCCGCCACGCGCTGCAGGTGATTCTCAGCTCGCCCGAAACCGGCGGTTCGAACGTGCAGACGATGTACTACCTGGCCATCGCCTGCGCGCGCCGATCGATTCTCATCGCCAACCCGTATTTCGTGCCGGACGACGTGGGCCTCGACCTGCTCGTCGAGGCCGCGCGTCGGGGCGTCGGGGTCCGGGTCATGGTGTCCGGACGGCGCAACGACAACTGGCTCGCCCGCCACAACAGCGTCGCCCGCTACGGCGCGCTGCTGGAGGCGGGCGTCGAGATCCTGGAATACAACCGCAGCATGCTGCACCACAAGGTCATGGTGGTGGACGGCCACTGGCTCACGGTGGGCACGACGAACTTCGACAGCCGCTCGTTCGCCCACAACGAGGAGAGCAACCTGACGCTCGTCGACGCACGGGAGGCGGCGCGTCTCCGTGAGGCGGTGGCGGGCCTGTTCGCCGACCAGGTGTGA
- a CDS encoding sigma-54 dependent transcriptional regulator, whose translation MTGRVAVVDDDRAFTEYLATWLGSRGLAVDVFHSGTSLLERLRAGAAPHVVLLDVAMPDLNGLDTLRAIRQSNPAAQVIMLSGRNAPATVIEAVRRGAADYVLKPDDPDGVGEAALESAINKALEREALASEVARLSALRREDPTGVQPCWGAGPAMQHVMTMVERVADSDVSVLLRGESGVGKEVIARELHRRSPRRAQDYVKVNCAALPADLLESELFGYERGAFTGAGATRIGKFEAAHNGTIVLDEIGEMPPGLQAKLLHVLQDRAFTRLGSNRPIEVDVRVISATNRDLEAMMRAGTFREDLYYRLQVIELRIPPLRERRDEIAPLVEFFMAKYASVYGRPPVRPSATLLHALQQYSWPGNIRELENMMKRLVVLQEEPLILAELDRLGATGAHVVAAPPPAPPADPPPGPPADASTLPPPAVPASPLAVDPPPAPEPGSTLPPAPVPPPTAANAPAAPDVDAGAAGAQPAAEPEPAQPAPVGLHAVAKAAAQKAERQAILEALARFRWNRRKVADHLDVSYKTLLTKMKECGISEPAPGP comes from the coding sequence ATGACGGGCCGGGTGGCGGTCGTCGACGACGATCGCGCGTTCACCGAGTACCTGGCGACCTGGCTGGGATCGCGCGGCCTGGCCGTGGACGTGTTCCACAGCGGCACCTCGCTGCTCGAGCGCCTGCGCGCGGGCGCCGCGCCCCACGTCGTGCTGCTCGACGTGGCCATGCCCGATCTGAACGGCCTCGACACGCTCCGCGCGATCCGGCAGTCGAACCCGGCGGCGCAGGTGATCATGCTGTCGGGCCGCAACGCGCCCGCGACCGTGATCGAGGCGGTGCGGCGCGGCGCCGCCGACTACGTCCTCAAGCCTGACGATCCTGATGGCGTGGGCGAAGCCGCGCTCGAATCCGCCATCAACAAAGCCCTCGAGCGCGAGGCGCTGGCGAGCGAGGTGGCGCGCCTGAGCGCCCTCAGGCGCGAGGATCCGACCGGCGTGCAGCCGTGCTGGGGTGCCGGGCCCGCCATGCAGCACGTGATGACCATGGTGGAGCGCGTGGCGGACAGCGACGTCAGCGTCCTCCTGCGCGGCGAAAGCGGCGTCGGGAAGGAAGTGATCGCCCGGGAGCTGCACCGCCGGTCGCCACGCCGCGCCCAGGACTACGTGAAGGTCAACTGCGCCGCGCTCCCGGCCGACCTCCTCGAGAGCGAGCTCTTCGGCTACGAGCGCGGCGCGTTCACGGGCGCCGGTGCGACGCGCATCGGCAAGTTCGAGGCCGCGCACAACGGGACGATCGTGCTGGACGAGATCGGCGAGATGCCGCCCGGCCTGCAGGCCAAGCTGCTGCACGTGCTGCAGGATCGCGCCTTCACGCGCCTCGGCAGCAACCGTCCCATCGAGGTGGACGTGCGCGTCATCTCGGCCACCAACCGCGACCTCGAGGCCATGATGCGCGCGGGGACGTTCCGCGAGGACCTCTACTATCGGCTTCAGGTGATCGAGCTGCGCATCCCGCCGCTGCGGGAACGGCGCGACGAGATCGCGCCCCTCGTCGAGTTCTTCATGGCGAAGTACGCGAGCGTGTACGGACGTCCGCCCGTCCGTCCGTCGGCGACGCTGCTGCACGCGCTCCAGCAGTACTCGTGGCCCGGCAACATCCGGGAGCTCGAGAACATGATGAAGCGCCTCGTGGTCCTGCAGGAGGAGCCGCTCATCCTCGCAGAGCTCGATCGGCTCGGCGCCACCGGCGCCCACGTCGTGGCCGCGCCCCCGCCCGCGCCGCCCGCCGACCCTCCGCCCGGCCCGCCCGCCGACGCCTCGACGCTGCCGCCGCCGGCGGTCCCCGCCTCGCCCCTGGCCGTCGATCCGCCGCCGGCGCCCGAGCCGGGCTCCACGCTGCCGCCCGCCCCCGTGCCGCCACCGACTGCCGCGAACGCTCCAGCGGCGCCAGACGTCGACGCCGGCGCGGCAGGCGCGCAGCCCGCGGCGGAGCCAGAACCCGCCCAGCCGGCGCCGGTCGGGCTCCACGCCGTGGCGAAGGCGGCCGCCCAGAAAGCCGAACGCCAGGCGATCCTCGAGGCCCTCGCGCGCTTCCGCTGGAACCGCCGCAAGGTGGCCGACCATCTCGACGTCAGCTACAAGACGCTCCTGACGAAGATGAAGGAGTGCGGCATCTCCGAGCCGGCGCCTGGTCCGTGA
- a CDS encoding YtxH domain-containing protein produces MHRTERDSRPGFAAGILSGALVGAGLALLLAPKTGVALRSDLAESVDSLRRAIADRYETLAARAGVQLENLGETVNTAAESLESRARAAVESARRKVRAVEPTA; encoded by the coding sequence ATGCATCGCACCGAACGTGACAGCCGGCCGGGGTTCGCCGCCGGCATCCTCTCGGGCGCCCTCGTCGGCGCCGGGCTCGCGCTGCTGTTGGCGCCAAAGACCGGCGTGGCGCTGCGCTCCGACCTGGCCGAGTCGGTCGACTCGCTGCGCCGTGCGATCGCCGATCGCTACGAGACGCTGGCGGCGCGGGCGGGCGTGCAGCTCGAGAACCTCGGGGAGACGGTGAACACCGCCGCCGAATCGCTGGAGTCGCGCGCCCGGGCGGCCGTGGAATCGGCCCGGCGCAAGGTGCGTGCTGTCGAACCCACCGCGTAG